The genome window tgaaactatgatttttttttagattttttttcgaatttttgcgaacataatttcaatttcgaatACTTCAAAGTagacaaattttaatttgaaaatttgggaaaaataagTACTGAAAACAATtccgttttttaaaatcaattttttcacattctcTTCTgtattttcaagcatttttttgcaatttcataTTGCAAAAACGCTCATTCTTACCTGACATAAACCCATAAAACAAGCAAATTTGAGAAGGAAATGTGAATAGAAAGTAGGAGTTCGGCAATTGCGTACCATAATAGTGTGTCCATTTTGTAAGTGggaatttgctgaaaaaaaaaacgaaaacatttttttgagaaatttaatgcaaataacaagaggaaaaaattttgaaaaaaaacttatataCATACTCAAAACTTATATACATACAAAAACTTATATACATGTAATTACAGGAAAAAGagttttatagaattttaaattttgaggaaaataaaatttggaaaaaaaatttggaaaaaaaataatttttattgaaaaaacttgTTCGAATTCAATGGTGGAGTAGCGGGAGATTTACATAAATGTATAGTAGCTCAAtctgctcaaaaaaattttttttttaacttcaaacattttcagatttttgagtattttcagTCAAGTTTTGGtgatttgccaaattgccaaatttatgaaaaactgaaaaatttaaagcaatCCTTCTGGTTGAGCtcctacattttttgatacaacTATCTGAAACATAGTTATGtaaattattaaaagaaaaataatttttttggtaaatttccaaacttATGATAGAGGAAATCTGCTTTCTTTactgtaaattaaaaacaaatacccaaaaaaatacaagttattttaaaattaaatattacaattttccTCAGTGacacattaaaaattggaagaagctcatgaaaaaatcttaaactaaaaactcaaaaaaaaatcccaaaatagACGAAATCTCTCACATCCGAATGAAAAAGTTACAATTTGAGGGGCACAAAGGACGTCTAaagcaaataaaaacaatCAGGAGCAGCCAAAACCGGGGTCCAAAAACGTGAGGAGCTGGAGCCAGATGCTCCACGGCGTGCCAGCCATGTGGTGAGACCAAGAGGGGCGGTGCCTATGTGTCTTGCAATTACAGAGGCCGGAGTAATGTCACCGTTTTGTGTGTGTGCGCGGCGGTGCTCTCTAAGATGCTCCGAGAGCCACGCCCCTTAACGCGCACTTTCGAATTTCCGGTGTGTAAGTTCGTGGTGAGTCTTCTTTGAATAGGTGAGTGGGAAGGCAGAGGGGGTTTCAGGATTTTATTCGGTTTTGTTGGAATTaggaacttttaaatttgttttaaagtttctactgtttgcgggaaaaaaaattgaaaaatctcacacatttttttagttttcaacttttgaaaatcatatCAGAAAAACGAGTTATCACCTTTGGAAAATTCGCagattaattaattttgaattgaaataaaataattttccatttgtgtaaaaaaaatcatgccGAGATAAagtttatccaaaaaaaaattttttttcgaaatgttcactcaattttaaatttaaaaatttgcacgctaaactataaattttcataactattaaattaaatttttttaaaatttggtagttcatacaaaaaataattttgtaaatagTCAACGAATTGAaatcattttgattttaaaaaagttcaacaaatttttttcgattcagttttttaaaaatattatttaactTACCTAATTGAAGTtatatttcattaatttctgatattccaacaaaatacaaatccaatttattatttaacaaaaaaggcagaaaaatttcaggaaccAAGTCTAGGAAGTGATTCAAAATGGCTTGGAAAGAGATTTGGCAAATTAGTGAATTGGGGATTAGAAACGTTTTTTCTCgttgaaaacataaaataaaataatagtaATAATATTGTAAAGGTGTTCATTATTAATATgataatttgagaaaaattgaacttaaataattttttagatataAAATTCTCATACGTataagttttttgagaaaaagcgTATTAGTGATCAAATATCAGTCATCCATGTATGAAAAATACTTTGCATCAAGCttagaaaagttcaaaaaatcaaatttttcaagaaaataaaaagttttttttttagttttgtaaacaaaaaaaaattaattaaaatgccaaaaataaaattatcatagtttgggaaaaatttttgaaacaggaatttaatttttattaatccCTCCAATTCTACCATAAAATACCCTAGAAACCAAAGAAATGAATgcttaaaatagaaaaaaattaaacaaatattcaaaaaatatttttaatattgtgAAGCCCcctaaaaatgagcaaaaattctaaacattatcagttttggaacaaaaaaaattacctattTTATAGATTAaagtaaacaatttttaattcgaaaaaaataattttgtaaatttttcacaataagaaaaattatattttttcgatttttttcttgaaattttttttagaaaaatggttcgaaattctgcaaattggttcgattttagaaaaaatcaaaactattcaaatttttcgttgaaaattccAAGTCCAAGgaagttccaaaaattacctgggaaaatatgaaaatatgaaaatttccaaaaaaaaaggggcTCTCACGGGGATTACGTGCCACTTCAGAATGTCGGGAGTTGACTAGAAAGGAATCAAGTTTCCTTGTCAAGTTTCACCTTGCtcttcgatttttggaattggaaaaaaatgtattgaaactttttttttgaattattttctgagaattcCAATATCTTTTCTGCAAAAGGtatgtattaaaaataaaattataaaaattcctCTCCATTTTATGATATCATCATCTATACACTTCCGATGAGCTTTTAACTTAAAAGGCAGagaatctgagaaaaaaatctgaagcaGAAAACCAGcatagttctgaaattttctttttctgcgACGTGAGAATTTGAAGCCCAAGTATACCGGATGAGCACTAGGAAATGAGAGCCtggattttaagaaaaagaaGGTTCTGGAGCAGAATAGTGAGAGTCTAATGAAATTGATTGCTGCCTCAGGAAATTGCATCAACTTTTTAGATTGGGAacgtttttcaggaaaaacgGCGAGAGGTGACtcagcaattttcagatattttcaggcaaatgTTATCAGTTTTATGGCGTTTTtgagctggaaaaaaattggtttgaaattgagaaaataaattgaaaaatccaatttttatggaataaaaatattttccaaaaaagaaaatctacaaattttgaagtcaAAGTTAATGTGTCACACATTTcgattaaaggtggagtagcgtcaaaaaaatttcgaaatatttatatttacagacaaaaagtgaaaagtactcagtttttgccactcataattttggaagtcgaccaaaaaaaatttaggttttcctacattttttatattgcaatttgttttaattattcgtattaaaacatcgtaggggtcggaacatgcgacattgctttggatttcttcaaaagcgcatacttttcaaaatttttggcaatttgccaaaactttgaccgggaattataaaaaatctaaatttttttggacaaatcctcactggcgctactccacttttaaaatataatttaggtcacattttttaaaataaaatttcagtctcATGATTTCAAATTAGCgccaaaacaaattttcaatattggaACTTTTCCTgataaataaatcaaaaagcaACCAtaaggaaaattttcaaaatacaaagttattcgaaaaataatttttaaaaaattttcaaaaaacctagTCAATCCGCATTACTCATAGTTGAACTAGAAAAGAACACTTCAAGCTTCAGAACATCTTAAGCCGAATTAGCAAATGTCACCATTTTTCACATTCCTAACCAATTTTATATAGATCTAAAGTCACGTGGCGTGTTCTATAGCCTCTCCCATCTAAGGGGGTGTAAGTTCTAGAACATACTAGTAGATACTATTACGCATGTTATCAGTAATCGGTGAGCCTTATCAATACGCTATTGATGAAGCATGTGTGTGCTAGTtcatttaattcaatttatccaatagattttctgatttcttgCTGTCGCCATGTGACTCAGTTGAATTTATGtggaaaaagttaaatttaatATATTAGTGGAATTGGTTGGCTATGGATCTTTGGAATACGGGGCATGTTTGAGCTTTTGGGCACGACTTGggaaaaattctgataaatctgaaatattgaaaaaaattaaaatttaacttttcaatttaaacatgaaattcaaaataatcctgcctacctacctactcCTTAGACTCATTGCCTTAGGACGCACGATGTACCAAatatattttgacaaaattaacAGCATTCCTCTAAATTCTCAATGACtgatcattgaaaaatgcgcggaaattaaaaaataattgagcactttctaattttcctttcaaaattaaaaacaatatcaaaattaaagttcATCGCTATTTGTGGTTTGATCTGAACTTCCCTTCAGCCTAGAACATCATAGTCCTTTCCGTCTATTCCAGCTCGCTGAGCTAATTAGTATTTCTGCGTAAACTATTCTCTCTCACAGAGAGAAATGCTTCAAAAAGATGAAGATCTTCCATTTtatcaagttgaaaaatgaatttaactGAATATTACCTGAATATTTACCCAACAAAGTGCCCAGCCGACACAAGATTTCTGGCTTCCAAAGAAGGTTTGATATTAACCTCGCGTACTGTTGGGGTGGTTTTTCTACCAGTTCATATTCTAACAACTTATTgtgttttgaagaaaactccAGCGAATATGAGTTCCGTGAAGTTCAGTCTGGAGAATTTAAGCTTTTGGCTTTTCCTTTCCCAAatcttattttcattttttatgatGCCATCCTTCTATCTTCCAGTTATGGGTGGGACCACCGTTGGTTTTGCCACAGATTTAGGTGTACCACTGGCTATTCAATTCTACATGTTTTTTGCTTTGAGTAGTTGTTAGTTTATTTAAaccaaaatatacaaaaagtAGACCTAATTTTAGTAATAATGATTTCAATTGTTCTTCAATTCGAGAACCGGAGCAGTTTGATTTTAAAGAACAAAGTTCGCATTAACGGGACACGGCATCGAATTTATTGGGTTTCCGCAAACTTTTTCACAATAATGTTTCTCTTAActgtaacatttttgaatctcCCTGATCAGAATCAAGCGAAAATCGATATATTGAAGGTGAGTTTCATTCAGTTGCACTTTCAAATCCAGGATTTTCAGACTCTTCCCTGTCCCACCAAGGAGTTCTTCACTGAGCCCTTCATTATGCTCGCCGCCCCTGGACTCTGGGAAGACTACATGGTTACCACCACTTCATTATTGAATATGGGATTTATATTTCAAGTTTCCCTCTTCTCCAGCTGCTGTATTTATTACCTATTCATCGATAAAAGCTCATTTGCATCGCCGGAAACCCAAAAAGCTCAGGCTCGATCGTTTATTGGAATTGTCCTGCAAACCTTCTTGCCTATACTTTTAGTGGTTTTGGCTTTGGTGacaattttgaagaagaacGGAGGCTATGATCAAGTTGCCAATAATCTTATGTTTATTTTCATGGATTTTCATAGTGGCGTTGCGAGCTTGTCGATTCTTTTGGTGCAACATCCTTATCGGAAGTTTTTGATCTCGTTTTTGTgcaagaaaaagaaagttcATCCGGTGATTACGGTATCTACGGTTTCTGTGTCTTCTTGAAAACCATTTATtgaataaacaattttaatttttgtatatttactGCTAGTCGTGAAATAATGAGTTTTCgtaaactgtgaaaaaaaattttagcatacaaataatttatcgGATCGCCAATTTTGTTAATACttattaaatcaaaaaatgaggcagaaacaattgaaaatattatttaaaattatgatcAAAAGTTGTCCTGATTTGTGCTGAAAAGGGTTTTTGATGCTAATAATAACTATGTCACATTagtcttttcaaaaattccttatagatttttttttgaaaacgttaaCTGCAATACTATTTGAGAAGTAGATCTCAAAAACAACAtatcaaattcaaaagaaacTCTTACATCCTTCTGTGGTTTGACATGAACTTCCTTTCTAGTCACAGACCAAAATATTTCTCCATCTATTCCAGCTCGATGAGCTCATTAGTCAGCGTGTTCAGCGTCAACATTTCTGTTTCATAGCTATACAATTTCTACCAAAATGAATTTAACTGATTATTACCTGAATATTTACCCAACAAAGTGCCCAGCCGACACTCGATTTCTGGCTTCTAAAGAAGGTTTGATCTTAACCTCGCGTACTATTGGGGTGGTTTTTCTACCAGTTCATATTCTAACAACTTATTGTATTTTGAAGAAGACTCCAGCAAGTATGAGCTCCGTGAAGTTCAGCCTGgcaaatttaaacttttggcTTTTCCTTTCCCAAAttgtgttttcatttttcattatgCCATCCTTCTTTCTACCGTTAATAGGTGGGACTTGCGTCGGATTTGCCACAGATTTAGGTGTCCCGCTGCCCcttcaaatttgtttcattttttatttaactgGTGGTGAgttctcaatttaaaaatgttttaattcatTCATGTTTACTCAAGATTTGAAATTCCAGTTATATCGATTTCCATTGTTCTGCAATTTGAAAACCGGAGCAGTTTGATTTTGAGGAACAAATTTCGCATAAAAGGTACACGGTATCGAACGTATTGGTTTCTCGCCAACTTCTTCgcatttatgattttttcggtCATAAATTTCCTGAATATCCCGGATCCAGATCAGGCAAGAATAGATATCTTGGAGGTGAGGTTTCATTATTTTGAGTatatttgtcaaaattcaACCAGATACTTAGCGTCTGGGAAGTGTAGCTCGTTGTCAGAAGTTAcagcaattttcagatcctTCCATGCCCCACCAAAGAGTTCTTCACAGAGCCCTTCTTTGTGCTCGCCGCTCCAGGATTCTGGGAAGACTATATGGTTACGATCTCTTCATTGCTAAACCTGGcgattatatttcaaatttcattgttcTCCACCTGCTGCATTTATTACCTATTCATTGATAGAAGCTCATTTACTTCGGCGCaaactcaaaaagttcaagCTCGATCGTTTATTGGAATTGTCCTGCAAACCTTCTTGCCTATACTTTTAGTGGTTTTGGCTTTGGTGACACTTTTGAAGAAGAACGGAGGATATGATCAAGTGGCCAATAATCTTACGtttattttctcgaattttcatagTGGTGTTGCGAGTTCGTCGATTCTTCTGGTGCAACATCcttatcggaaatttttgatttcacttttttgcaagaaaaagaaagttcAACCTGTGGCTGCATTATCTACGGTTTCTGTgtcttcttgaaaaaatgttttgaataaagtGGTTTTTTACATtcaccgtatttcctctaacTACCGGAGACTGAAAAataaggtttttttgaaaaaatagatacCTACGCTGTATcgtaaaaaatgtataattttacCAGAGTTATGGGACatccgaaaattagtcttgcaatCTTATATAACCCCTTACAgaccaatttaaaaattaaaacaaatctaGCATGACAGAGGAAATACTgtaattattattaaattaaaatcaaaaatattttgaaaaccggcaattcaaAACCTTTTGCAAATAGTTAGTACTTAGTTGAAAGAACAGAGTACTTCGTacaattaaataaaagttaaatttcaatctggtcagatttttgaacttgttCTTGTGTTTGGTTCATGTAGTTTTAGAGTTTGGTCTAAACTTATTTCTCGTCACACAAAATCGTAGTTCGTTCCGTCGATTCCAGCTCGTCGAGCTCATTAGTATCTTAGCTTCATAAGCGTTTTGATACCATCACTTTTAATCTTCTGACATAAATCTACTACCAAAATGAATTTAACTGAATATTACCTTAGCATTTACCCGACAAAATGCCCAGCCGACACTAGATTTCTTGCTTCTAAAGAGGATTTGATATTAACTTCCCGTACTATTGGTGTGGTATTTTTACCAATTCATATTCTAACAAGCTGCTGTATTTTGAAGAAGACTGTATGAGCTCCGTGAAGTTTGGCCTGGCAAATTTAAGCTTTTGGCTTCTCCTATCCCacgttattttttctttttttatgaCGCCACTCTTTTTTCTACCGTTAATGGGGGGAACTTGCGTTGGTCTTGCCACAGATTTAGGTGTCCCACCAATCTTTCAATTCTATATTATTTCCGGTCTAACTAGTggttagtttttgatttttttaaaattataattattacATCAAAATTCtcgaactcaaaaaaattaaatttcagccaTGTCAATTTCAATTGTTATGCAATTTGAAAACCGGAGCAGCTTGATTTTAAAGAATCGTTTTCGGATTAACGGGACCCGGCATCGAGCGTACTGGTTTTTCGGTAACTTCTTTGCATTTATGCTTCCGTCAACTTTATATTTCCTGAATCTCCCGGATCCGGATCAAGCAAGAATTGATATGCTGAAGGTAAGATTTAAGCTCACTTAAACTCTTGGACCGATGTTTCAGACTCTTCCGTGTCCAACAAAAGAGTTTTTCACCGAGCCCTTCTTTGTGCTCTCCGTACCCGGATTCTGGGAAGACTACCTACTTACCGCCGCTTCGTTATTAAATTTGGGAtttattgttcaaattttgctgTTCTCCTCTTGCTGTATTTATTACCTATTCATCGACAAAAGCTCATTTGCATCGCCGGAAACCCAAAAAGCTCAGGCTCGATCGTTTATCGGAATTGTCCTGCAAACCTATTCGCCTATACTTTTAGTGGGTTTGACTTTAGTAGCGTCTTGGAGAAGGGTCGGAATTTACGATCAAGTTGTCAACAATttctcatatatttttttggattttcacaGTGGTACCGCAAGCTTGTCGATTCTTTT of Caenorhabditis elegans chromosome II contains these proteins:
- the srh-68 gene encoding Serpentine Receptor, class H (Partially confirmed by transcript evidence); the encoded protein is MNLTEYYLNIYPTKCPADTRFLASKEGLILTSRTVGVVFLPVHILTTYCVLKKTPANMSSVKFSLENLSFWLFLSQILFSFFMMPSFYLPVMGGTTVGFATDLGVPLAIQFYMFFALSSLIMISIVLQFENRSSLILKNKVRINGTRHRIYWVSANFFTIMFLLTVTFLNLPDQNQAKIDILKTLPCPTKEFFTEPFIMLAAPGLWEDYMVTTTSLLNMGFIFQVSLFSSCCIYYLFIDKSSFASPETQKAQARSFIGIVLQTFLPILLVVLALVTILKKNGGYDQVANNLMFIFMDFHSGVASLSILLVQHPYRKFLISFLCKKKKVHPVITVSTVSVSS
- the srh-67 gene encoding Serpentine Receptor, class H (Predicted) — protein: MNLTDYYLNIYPTKCPADTRFLASKEGLILTSRTIGVVFLPVHILTTYCILKKTPASMSSVKFSLANLNFWLFLSQIVFSFFIMPSFFLPLIGGTCVGFATDLGVPLPLQICFIFYLTGVISISIVLQFENRSSLILRNKFRIKGTRYRTYWFLANFFAFMIFSVINFLNIPDPDQARIDILEILPCPTKEFFTEPFFVLAAPGFWEDYMVTISSLLNLAIIFQISLFSTCCIYYLFIDRSSFTSAQTQKVQARSFIGIVLQTFLPILLVVLALVTLLKKNGGYDQVANNLTFIFSNFHSGVASSSILLVQHPYRKFLISLFCKKKKVQPVAALSTVSVSS